The following are encoded together in the Arvicanthis niloticus isolate mArvNil1 chromosome 9, mArvNil1.pat.X, whole genome shotgun sequence genome:
- the LOC117715272 gene encoding C-type lectin domain family 2 member F-like isoform X1 produces the protein MRADTSFRLSQTNHRPRHRRLTFDAKKVLTLWTLLVGAVAVLLWGLFSFPKKITVTRLSKNKTCDDEVRICIGGWNKLRRNCFSHVNHKNSWVTATEYCKLHDATLALFNDKTELETVMKQMHEMQTYWIGLDRKNALGIWFWTNGSKYNNLYEIQDHGPCAFIHQYGIDSTQCDELKEYICTREVTTKPSK, from the exons ATGCGGGCTGACACTTCATTCAGACTATCTCAGACAAACCATAGACCCAGGCATCGCAGGTTAACGTTCG ATGCAAAGAAAGTGCTGACCCTTTGGACCCTGCTAGTTGGTGCTGTTGCTGTTCTTCTTTGGgggttgttcagttttcctaAAAAAA TTACAGTTACAAGACTCTCCAAAAACAAGACATGCGACGACGAAGTGAGGATATGCATTGGTGGCTGGAACAAACTACGTCGGAACTGTTTTTCTCATGTCAACCATAAAAATTCATGGGTCACTGCCACGGAATACTGCAAACTCCATGATGCAACTCTGGCTTTGTTCAACGACAAAACTGAATTG GAAACTGTGATGAAGCAAATGCATGAGATGCAAACATATTGGATTGGACTGGACAGAAAAAATGCACTCGGAATCTGGTTTTGGACAAATGGAAGTAAATACAATAATTT GTATGAAATCCAAGATCATGGTCCTTGTGCCTTCATTCATCAATATGGCATAGACAGTACCCAATGTGACgaattaaaagaatatatttgtaCCAGAGAAG TTACTACGAAGCCTAGCAAATAA
- the LOC117715272 gene encoding C-type lectin domain family 2 member F-like isoform X2, which produces MRADTSFRLSQTNHRPRHRRLTFDAKKVLTLWTLLVGAVAVLLWGLFSFPKKITVTRLSKNKTCDDEVRICIGGWNKLRRNCFSHVNHKNSWVTATEYCKLHDATLALFNDKTELETVMKQMHEMQTYWIGLDRKNALGIWFWTNGSKYNNLYEIQDHGPCAFIHQYGIDSTQCDELKEYICTREGKCI; this is translated from the exons ATGCGGGCTGACACTTCATTCAGACTATCTCAGACAAACCATAGACCCAGGCATCGCAGGTTAACGTTCG ATGCAAAGAAAGTGCTGACCCTTTGGACCCTGCTAGTTGGTGCTGTTGCTGTTCTTCTTTGGgggttgttcagttttcctaAAAAAA TTACAGTTACAAGACTCTCCAAAAACAAGACATGCGACGACGAAGTGAGGATATGCATTGGTGGCTGGAACAAACTACGTCGGAACTGTTTTTCTCATGTCAACCATAAAAATTCATGGGTCACTGCCACGGAATACTGCAAACTCCATGATGCAACTCTGGCTTTGTTCAACGACAAAACTGAATTG GAAACTGTGATGAAGCAAATGCATGAGATGCAAACATATTGGATTGGACTGGACAGAAAAAATGCACTCGGAATCTGGTTTTGGACAAATGGAAGTAAATACAATAATTT GTATGAAATCCAAGATCATGGTCCTTGTGCCTTCATTCATCAATATGGCATAGACAGTACCCAATGTGACgaattaaaagaatatatttgtaCCAGAGAAGGCAAGTGCATATAA
- the LOC117715272 gene encoding early activation antigen CD69-like isoform X3, whose protein sequence is MRADTSFRLSQTNHRPRHRRLTFDAKKVLTLWTLLVGAVAVLLWGLFSFPKKITVTRLSKNKTCDDEVRICIGGWNKLRRNCFSHVNHKNSWVTATEYCKLHDATLALFNDKTELETVMKQMHEMQTYWIGLDRKNALGIWFWTNGSMKSKIMVLVPSFINMA, encoded by the exons ATGCGGGCTGACACTTCATTCAGACTATCTCAGACAAACCATAGACCCAGGCATCGCAGGTTAACGTTCG ATGCAAAGAAAGTGCTGACCCTTTGGACCCTGCTAGTTGGTGCTGTTGCTGTTCTTCTTTGGgggttgttcagttttcctaAAAAAA TTACAGTTACAAGACTCTCCAAAAACAAGACATGCGACGACGAAGTGAGGATATGCATTGGTGGCTGGAACAAACTACGTCGGAACTGTTTTTCTCATGTCAACCATAAAAATTCATGGGTCACTGCCACGGAATACTGCAAACTCCATGATGCAACTCTGGCTTTGTTCAACGACAAAACTGAATTG GAAACTGTGATGAAGCAAATGCATGAGATGCAAACATATTGGATTGGACTGGACAGAAAAAATGCACTCGGAATCTGGTTTTGGACAAATGGAA GTATGAAATCCAAGATCATGGTCCTTGTGCCTTCATTCATCAATATGGCATAG